One Acropora palmata chromosome 2, jaAcrPala1.3, whole genome shotgun sequence genomic window carries:
- the LOC141874411 gene encoding uncharacterized protein LOC141874411 — protein MVPNVIRTLLPERTVKQYQSYCKESGFEGLGRSTLLRILKTCAASMRKSLQGLDYISCLGAEAFDDLLEVIEVLGDAGEGMGWVKRQQHQLRESKGYLKSDYKVHVCTTSKVADHCRKYAKEHAFQSPCDHEHTEVCDRCELLKTSIQAIEAGLVAQNDNQTPEVKEELSFAVKQAKSAILAWKSHLLRSVNQDAARLEVLDSIIGFTCTRLGHEVLAKKISREPI, from the exons ATGGTTCCAAACGTTATACGAACACTCCTGCCGGAGAGAACTGTAAAGCAGTACCAGTCGTATTGCAAAGAGTCAGGATTTGAAGGGCTTGGGCGAAGCACACTCCTACGTATTTTGAAGACATGCGCAGCCTCGATGAGAAAATCACTTCAAGGGCTGGATTATATCAGTTGTTTAGGAGCAGAAGCGTTTGATGATCTGTTGGAGGTGATAGAAGTCCTTGGGGACGCTGGTGAAGGGATGGGATGGGTGAAAAGACAGCAACATCAACTCCGCGAAAGTAAAGGTTACCTGAAAAGTGATTATAAG GTGCATGTATGTACAACTTCGAAGGTAGCGGATCACTGTCGAAAGTATGCAAAAGAGCATGCCTTCCAATCTCCTTGCGATCACGAGCATACAGAAGTTTGTGACCGTTGCGAATTGCTGAAAACATCCATCCAAGCAATTGAAGCCGGTCTGGTTGCACAGAATGATAACCAGACACCTGAGGTGAAAGAAGAACTGTCCTTTGCTgtcaaacaagcaaaatcaGCGATCTTGGCCTGGAAATCCCACCTTCTACGGTCAGTGAACCAGGATGCTGCTCGCTTAGAGGTACTGGATTCAATCATCGGTTTTACTTGTACAAGATTGGGCCATGAAGTACTTGCCAAGAAAATATCACGAGAGCCAATCTGA